A section of the Pseudomonas sp. FP453 genome encodes:
- a CDS encoding META domain-containing protein, which translates to MKGLLLLAAVGAALTGCAGDAVKLKQDHSYVVEWIGERPLMDYAHLTVTLGADGRAYGNGGCNHWFAPYTVDGEKLSFGQIGSTRKMCAEALMEQEHRFFQALQGVQRWDISPIEQTRFWPAEGKPIRLWLEEG; encoded by the coding sequence ATGAAAGGCCTGCTTCTGCTCGCCGCTGTCGGTGCGGCCCTGACAGGTTGCGCCGGGGATGCGGTCAAGCTCAAGCAGGACCACAGCTACGTGGTGGAATGGATTGGTGAACGGCCGCTGATGGATTACGCGCACCTGACCGTCACCCTCGGTGCGGATGGTCGCGCCTACGGCAATGGCGGTTGCAACCATTGGTTTGCGCCGTACACCGTCGACGGCGAAAAGCTCAGCTTTGGCCAGATCGGCAGCACCCGCAAAATGTGCGCCGAGGCCTTGATGGAGCAGGAACACCGCTTCTTCCAGGCCCTGCAAGGCGTGCAGCGCTGGGATATTTCGCCGATCGAGCAGACACGTTTCTGGCCGGCCGAGGGCAAGCCGATTCGCCTGTGGCTTGAAGAAGGCTAA
- a CDS encoding TlpA disulfide reductase family protein, whose product MTNRLIGALAIITTLLLSGCGNDYGVDQYGQKVAAERLDKQWVVVNYWAEWCGPCRTEIPELNALADQLKGQNVGVFGVNFDNVQGEELKAASEKLGIKFTVLAQNPEGIFDIPRSEALPVTYIIDDKGKVREQMMGEQTAEGVIAKLKALRG is encoded by the coding sequence ATGACAAATCGACTGATCGGTGCATTGGCGATCATCACAACCCTGCTGCTCAGCGGCTGCGGCAACGATTACGGCGTTGACCAGTACGGCCAGAAAGTCGCGGCCGAGCGCTTGGACAAACAATGGGTGGTGGTCAATTACTGGGCCGAATGGTGTGGCCCGTGCCGCACGGAAATCCCCGAGCTGAACGCGCTGGCGGACCAGTTGAAAGGGCAGAACGTCGGGGTGTTCGGGGTCAACTTCGACAATGTGCAGGGCGAGGAGTTGAAGGCCGCCAGCGAGAAGCTGGGGATCAAGTTCACCGTACTGGCGCAGAACCCGGAGGGGATCTTTGATATTCCGCGCAGTGAAGCGTTGCCGGTGACCTACATCATTGATGACAAGGGCAAGGTGCGCGAGCAAATGATGGGTGAGCAGACGGCGGAAGGGGTGATTGCCAAACTGAAGGCACTACGCGGTTAA
- the arsC gene encoding arsenate reductase (glutaredoxin) (This arsenate reductase requires both glutathione and glutaredoxin to convert arsenate to arsenite, after which the efflux transporter formed by ArsA and ArsB can extrude the arsenite from the cell, providing resistance.) yields the protein MTDLTLYHNPRCSKSRGALELLEARGLTPTVVRYLETPLDAAQLKALLAKLGLTARQLLRTGEEEYKTLNLADASLSEAQLIAAIAAHPKLMERPILETADKAIIGRPPENVLEILP from the coding sequence ATGACCGATCTGACGCTTTATCACAACCCGCGCTGCTCGAAATCCCGCGGTGCGCTGGAACTGCTCGAAGCCCGCGGCCTCACCCCGACGGTGGTGCGCTACCTGGAAACGCCGCTGGACGCCGCGCAACTCAAGGCCTTGCTCGCCAAGCTGGGCCTCACCGCGCGCCAACTGCTGCGCACCGGCGAAGAGGAATACAAAACCCTCAACCTCGCCGACGCCAGCCTCAGCGAAGCGCAATTGATCGCCGCCATTGCCGCGCACCCCAAGTTGATGGAGCGCCCGATCCTCGAAACCGCCGACAAGGCCATCATTGGCCGTCCGCCAGAAAACGTGCTGGAGATCCTGCCGTGA
- the wrbA gene encoding NAD(P)H:quinone oxidoreductase, with product MTTPYVLVLYYSRHGSVSEMARQIARGIEQGGMEARLRTVPAISTECEAVAPSIPDEGALYASLDDLKHCSGLALGSPTRFGNMAAPLKYFIDGTSNLWLTGALVGKPAGVFTSTASLHGGQETTLMSMLLPLLHHGMLITGLPYSEQALLDTQGGGTPYGASHHAGPDGKRLLDQHEIALCRALGLRLANTATLLEAGRGQKA from the coding sequence GTGACGACGCCGTATGTGCTGGTGTTGTATTACAGCCGCCATGGCTCGGTCAGCGAAATGGCCCGGCAGATTGCCCGGGGCATCGAGCAAGGCGGCATGGAAGCGCGCCTGCGCACCGTGCCGGCGATCTCCACCGAGTGCGAAGCCGTGGCGCCGAGCATCCCCGACGAAGGCGCGCTGTATGCCAGCCTGGATGATCTGAAACACTGCTCGGGCCTGGCCCTGGGCAGCCCGACGCGCTTCGGCAACATGGCCGCGCCGCTCAAGTACTTTATCGACGGCACCAGCAACCTGTGGCTGACCGGCGCCCTCGTCGGCAAGCCGGCTGGGGTGTTCACTTCCACCGCGAGCCTGCACGGCGGCCAGGAAACCACGCTGATGTCGATGCTGCTGCCGTTGCTGCACCACGGCATGCTGATCACCGGTTTGCCCTACAGCGAACAGGCGTTGCTCGACACCCAGGGCGGCGGTACGCCCTACGGCGCCAGCCACCACGCCGGCCCGGACGGCAAGCGCCTGCTCGATCAGCACGAAATCGCCCTGTGCCGCGCCCTCGGCCTGCGCCTGGCGAACACCGCGACGCTGCTGGAGGCCGGTCGTGGCCAAAAAGCCTAA